GGTGGGCACCGGCACCCGACGTCCGGGCACGGCGCCGGCGAGTACCTCGACGAAGCCGGGTCCCCCGTCGGAAAGCGGCCTGAGCACCAGTTCGTCGTCCGGCGCGGTCTCCCGCCATCCGGCGCGTACCGCGGTCGCCACCTCGGCCGCCGACAGGGTGCCGGCGAACTTGTCCGGACAGATCAGGATCCGCATGGACGGCAAGTGTGGCAGGCCACATCCGTGCGGCGGGAAAGCGGTCCCCGCTGTGCAAGCATGGTGAACGTGACTTCGACGTGGCTTGAGCCGTCCAGCACCGCGACCGCCCTGCTGCTGCTCGGCCGGGGTACCGACCCGGCCAGCGAGCGCGGGGTGGACTGTCCCGGCGAGCTTCCGCCGCCCAGCGACCCGAATCTCGTCGCCCGGGCGACGGCGGCGAAGGCGAAGCTGGGCCAACGGGTGTTCGTGCTCGGCCACCACTACCAACGTGACGAGGTCATCCAGTTCGCCGACGTCACCGGCGACTCGTTCAAACTCGCCCGGGAGGCCGCCGCCCGACCGGACGCGGAGTACATCGTCTTCTGCGGCGTGCACTTCATGGCCGAGAGCGCGGACATCCTCACCACCGAGGCGCAGCGGGTGGTCCTGCCCGACCTGGCCGCCGGCTGCTCGATGGCGGACATGGCGGCGCTGCCCCAGGTCGAGTCCGCGTGGGAGACGCTCGCGGAGGTGGGTGTCGCCGATTCGACCGTGCCGGTGACCTACATGAACTCCTCGGCCGACATCAAGGGCTTCGTCGGGCGCAACGGTGGCGTGGTCTGCACCTCGTCCAACGCCGAGCGGGCCCTGCAGTGGGCGTTCGAGCGGGGCCAGCGGGTGCTCTTCCTGCCCGACCAGCACCTGGGCCGGAACACGGCGGTACTGAAGATGGGCCTGGACGCCGACGACTGCGTGCTCTACGACCCGCACAAGCCCGGCGGCGGGCTGACCGCGAAGCAGTTGCGGGAAGCCAAGATGATCCTGTGGCGGGGACACTGCTCGGTGCACGGCCGGTTCACGCTCAGCAGCGTGGAAGAGGTCCGGATGCGGGTGCCCGGGGTCAACGTCCTGGTCCACCCCGAGTGCCGGTACGACGTGGTGACCGCCGCCGACCAGGTCGGCTCGACGGAGTACATCATCTCGACCATCGAGGCGGCGCCGGCCGGCTCGGCGTGGGCGATCGGCACCGAACTGAACCTGGTCCGCCGGCTCGCGAACGCCCATCCGGACAAGCAGATCATGTTCCTGGACCGGGCCGTCTGCTACTGCTCGACGATGAACCGGATCGACCTGCCGCACCTGGTCTGGTCGCTGGAGGAACTCGTCGCCGGCCGGGTACCGAACCAGATCACCGTGGATCCGGACACCGCGTACCACGCCCGGGTGGCCCTGGACCAGATGCTCGCACTGCCGTGACCGTCCGCCATCACGGAAAGTAGCGAATTCGGCACGGATTTCTGTCCCCGTCCCCGTTTCGTGCCATCCGTTGCGCTGTGACCGCTCTTTTTTCGTAACGGAGCGCTATGCTGCCGGGGGCCGCGACAGAGCCGTGCCGTGACATTGAAGATGCCGCGACGATCCGGCCCCGCCACGGGGAGCGGGAGTGTGGACCGGATGGTCCACCCTCGCGGACAACATCGACGTAGAGCACACCGACCCGCTGGAGGTTGCGTTGACCGACGACGTCCTGGTCGTACACGGAGGTACGCCCCTTTCCGGGCAGATCCGGGTACGCGGCGCGAAGAATCTCGTCTCCAAGGCGATGGTCGCCGCCCTGCTCGGCGACGAACCCAGCCGACTCTTCGACGTGCCGCGGATCCGTGACGTCGAAGTGGTCCGCGGCCTGCTCGAACTGCACGGCGTGAAGGTCACCGACGGCGTCGAGGACGGCGAACTGGTCTTCGATCCGGCCAACGTCGAGAGCGCCAGCACCGACGAGATCAACGTGCACGCCGGATCGAGCCGGATCCCGATCCTGTTCTGCGGTCCGCTGCTGCACCGGCTCGGCCACGCGTTCATCCCGGACCTCGGCGGCTGCCACATCGGCCCCCGGCCGATCGACTTCCACATCCAGGCGCTGCGGCAGTTCGGCGCGGTCGTCGACAAGACCCCCGAGGGGATGCACCTCACCGCCCCCACCGGCCTGCACGGGACCAAGTTCGAGCTGCCGTACCCGAGTGTGGGTGCCACCGAGCAGGTGCTGCTGACCGCGGTGCTCGCCGAGGGCGTCACCGAGCTGCGCAACGCCGCCGTCGAGCCGGAGATCATCGACCTGATCTGCATCCTGCAGAAGATGGGCGCGATCATCAAGGTGCACACCGACCGGGTGATCGAGGTGCAGGGTGTGGCCCGGCTGAGCGGCTACACGCACCGGCCGATCCCGGACCGGATCGAGGCCGCGAGCTGGGCCGCCGCCGCCCTCGCCACCGGGGGCCGGGTCGAGGTGCTGGGCGCCGAGCAGGCCGACATGATGACCTTCCTGAACGTCTTCCGGTCGGTCGGCGGGGCGTACGAGGTCACCGACACCCGGCCGCCCCGGGTGGGCAGCGCCGGCCAGGAGGGCGGCATCCGGTTCTGGCACCCGGGCGGCGAACTCCGGGCGGTGGCCCTGGAGACCGACGTACACCCCGGCTTCATGACCGACTGGCAGCAGCCGCTGGTGGTCGCGCTGACCCAGGCCCGGGGCCTGTCGATCGTGCACGAGACCGTCTACGAGCAGCGGCTGGGCTACACCGAGGCGCTGAACAAGATGGGCGCCACCATCCAGGTCTACCGGGACTGCCTGGGCGGTACGCCCTGCCGGTTCGGCCGGCGCAACTTCAAGCACTCCGCGGTGATCGCCGGGCCGAGCAAGTTGCACGCCGCCGACCTGGTGATCCCCGACCTGCGGGCCGGGTTCAGCCACCTGATCGCCGCGCTGGCCGCCGAGGGCACCTCCCGGGTCTACGGCGTCGACCTGATCAACCGTGGGTACGAGGACTTCGAGGCCAAGTTGTCCGCTCTGGGCGCCCACGTCGAGCGTCCGTAACCGGTCCTGCACGACCGACAGCGGTCAGCCGGTACCGAACCCCCCGACGCCGGTCCCGGCTGGCCGACCGGTCCTTCCGCTCCTGCCCCGTACCGCGAGGTGCGGGGCGGGCCCGCGGTTGGCTACCCTTCATCCGTGCCGTCGCTGTTTCGTCGAAAGTCCGCCGACCTCGTCGAGGATGCCGTCTCACAGGTGTCCCCCGAGGAGTCCTCGTCCGCCCGCCCTCGGGGCTACACCCCGAGCAAGAAGGAGTTGGGCCGGGAGACTCCGAAGCGGCCGAACGCCGGCCGCCGCCCGGCGGCCGACACCAAGCCGCTCAGCAAGCAGGAGGCGCGGGAGCGGCGCCGAGTCCTGCGGGCCGAGTCCGCCGCCGAGTTCCGGCGTGAGGGCGGCCCCCGGGACCGCGCCCCGGAGCGGGGACTCGCCCGTGACGTGGTCGACTCCCGGCGTACGGTCGGCACCTGGTTCTTCGGTGGCGCCCTGGTCGTCCTGATCGGTTCGGCGAACACCATGCCCCCGGCGGTACGGTTCGGCTCCAACCTGCTCTGGGGTCTGCTGGCCATCGCACTGGTGATCGACTCCGTGCTGATCTCCCGGCGGATCAAGAAGCTGGTCCGGCAGCGGTTCCCCAAGACCGATCAGCGGATGGGTTCGCTCTACCTCTACGCGATCATGCGCGCGATCACCTTCCGCCGGATGCGTGCCCCAACCCCCCGAGTCAAGATCGGCGACTCCGTCTGAGGTGTAAGGAAGGGCCCCTTCTTATCGCTTTTTGCATAAGAAGGGGCCCTTCCTAACACGCGGCGCCGACCGCACCCGCGCACACCGAGCGCAGCACGCCCACCCGCGCACCCGCACCACGCACGCGGCGCGCCGGCAGCCGGGCTCAGGGGATGCCGAGCAGGCGGAGCAGTGCCGCCGTACCGGCCGCGGCCACCACGACCGCGATGAAGGGGGCGCGCCGCCAGGCCAGCGCGGCACCGACCAGCACTCCGGTCGGGCGGGCGAAGCCGGCGAAGGCGCCGGCCTCGGTCAGCGCGGCGGTCACGGCCAGCGCCGCGAGCAGCGCCGCCGCCGCCATCGGCAGGAGCCGGTGTACCCGGTCGGGGAGGGTCAGCCGGTCCCGCAGCACCACTCCGGAGAGCCGGAAGGCGTACGTGCCGACGGCCAGGGTCAGGATCACGGCGATCAGCACGGCCGCGCCCGGTGCCGGCCGCGGCGGGGCAGCAGAAGTACGGCGAGGCCGCTGAGCGCGAGCAGGATCGGCAGGCCGGCCGGCAGCACGGGCGTGACGAGCACCGCCACCGCCGCGCCGACCAGCGCCACCCGACGGGTCTCCGGTTCCCGCAGCGCGGGCAGCAGCAGGGCCAGCAGACCGGCGGGGAAGGCCGCGTCCAGCCCCAGCCGGAGCGGGTCGCCGACCCGGCTGGCCAGCAGCACCCCGGCCAGGGTGCCCAGGTTCCAGGCGAAGAAGAGGACGATGCCGGCCAGCCAGAAGGCCCGGCGCCGGCCGGCCGGGTCCGGTTGGGCCAGCGCGAACGCGGTGGCCTCGTCGGTCATCAGGTGACTGCCGAGCAGCCGGTCGCGCCACCGCCGGCCCAGCACGTCGCCGAGGACCAGTCCGAACGGCAGATGCCGGGCGTTGAGCAGCAGCCCGGCGAAGACCGCCGCGACCGGACTGCCGGCCGCGATCAACCCGACGGCCATGAACTGGGCGCCGCCGGCGTACAACAGGGTGGACATCGCGATGGTCGCCAGGACGGGCAGGCCCGCGGCCACGGCGACGGCACCGAAGGAGGCGCCGATCGCGACGATCGCCACCCCGATCGCCCCGACGTCGCGCAACAGCGCGGGTGTTGATGCGGGTGTCGCCGTTCGTTCTGCCGTACGCATGGTTCAAAATGATGAACGCAGTACACCTGTTCGTCAAGCCGAACGGATGGACCGATGAACCGAACGACCTCTCGTGCCGACAACTCCCCCGTACCCGCCATCGCCGCCGCGCTGCGCCGGGAGCGGGAGCGGGTCGGGATCTCCCTCGCCGAGTTGGCCCGCAGAGCCGGGATCGCCAAGTCGACCCTGTCCCAACTTGAGGCCGGCAGCGGCAACCCGAGCGTGGAAACCGTCTGGGCCCTGGGCGTCGCGCTCGGCGTACCGTTCAGCCGGCTGGTGGAGCAGCCACCGCCCGCCGTACGGGTGATCCGGGCCGGGGACGGTCCCGGGCTGCGCTCGCAGCAGGCGGAGTTCACCGGCACGCTGCTCGCCGCCGGTGCGGCCCACGTCCGCCGCGACATCTACCTGATCGAGCTGGAGCCCGGGGCGGTACGCGACGCGGAGCCGCACATCCCGGGCAGCGTCGAGCACGTGGTGGTGGCCGCCGGCCGGCTGCGCACCGGGCCGTCCACCGAACCCGTCGAACTCGGCCCCGGCGACTACGTCACCTTCCCCGGCGACGTCCCGCACGGCTACGAGGCGCTCGCCCCGGGCACCTTTCTCGTGCTGGTGATGGAACACCCCTGAACGGGCCGGCGTACCGGCGTCCAGACCGGGGCCGACCGGCCGAGCGGAGCGGATGTCGACGACTCCGGCGTGCCGAACCCGGTCAGACGGGCTCGACCGGGGCCGGTGCCCGGTAGAGCCGGGTGACGACGTCCTCGATGTCCGGCTCCACGATGGCGATGTCCCGCAACGCGACCAACCGGGCCAACCCGGCCACCACCTCGGAGGCGGTGACCGACTCACAGGCGAAGACCAGTCGCCGCCCGTCGGCCTCGGTACGCAGTAGTGGCGCACCGACCAGCACCGGCGGTGCGGCCAACGGCTCGTCCAGGTCGGCCACCACCAGGCGCCGCGACCCGTACCGGGCGTGCAGCGCCTCGATCGACCCGTCGTGCACCACCCGGCCGTGGTCGATCACCACCAGCCGCCGGCAGAGCCGCTCGATGTCGGCGAGGTCGTGCGTGGTGAGCAGCAGCGTGGTGTCGCCGGCCCGGCCGAGTTCGGCGAGGAAGGACCGGACCGCCTGCCGGCTCACCACGTCCAGCCCGATCGTCGGCTCGTCCAGGAAGAGCACCTCCGGCCGGTGCAGCAACGCGGCCGTCAACTCGCCGCGCATCCGCTGGCCGAGCGAGAGCTGCCGTACCGGGATGTCGAGGAAGCCGTCGAGGTCGAGCAGGGCCCGGCAGCGCCGCAGCCGGGCGGCGTGCTCGGCGGCGGGTACCCGGTAGATGTGCCGGAGCAGGTCGAACGAGTCCCGCAGCGGCAGATCCCACCAGAGCTGCGAGCGCTGCCCGAAGACCACCCCGATCCGCAGCGCCAGCCGGGTGCGCTGCGGCACCGGGATGAGCCCGCAGACCTGTACCTCGCCGGACGACGGGGTCAGCACGCCGGTGAGCATCTTCAGCGTGGTGGACTTGCCGGCACCGTTCGGCCCGATGTAGCCGATCATCTCGCCCCGGCGCACGGTCAGGTCGATCCCGTCGACCGCGGCCACCACCCGCTTCGTCCGGCGGAACCGGCCCGCCCGGACCCGTACCACGAAGTCCTTGCGCAGCTCGCGCACCGCGATCACCGGCTCGTCCGGCCCGGTCCCGGTCATGAGCCGGTACTCCGGTAGTGCCGGACCCCGACCCGCCAGGCGGTTGCCGCGCCCGCCGCCGCCAGCAGCGCGACGCCCGGGGCGGTCCAGCCCACCCAGGCCGGCAGGCCGAGCGGGTCGGCCCGGCCGAGCAACGCCAGCGCCGGATAGTAGGCCACGAAACCGAACCCCAGACCGTACGCGAAGACCGCTCGGAACCAGCCACTATAGACGGTCATCGGGTACGTGGTGAAGTCTCGCCCACCGTAGGTGAAAGCGGCACCCACCTCGCCGGAGTCGATCCACCAGAACGACAGCGTGGCGGTGGCCACGAAGATCGACCCGAAGAACACCACCCCGGCCAGCGGCGCCAGCACGGCCAACGCCACCCGGCCCGGCGTCCAGGAGACGTCGGCCAGCGCCAACGCGGTCACCAGCACACCGATCCCGAACAGGGACCGGGCCGCCTTGCGCAGCGGAAGGTCCATCAGGAGCAACTGGGGCAGCGCGCCGAGCGGGCGGACCAGCACCGCGTCGAGCAGCCCGGTCCGGACGTACTGGCGGACCCGCTCGATGCTTCCCACCGTGAGATCGGCGGTGGCGAAGGCGGCCGAGGAGATCCCGACCATCACCATCGCCTCGGCCCGGTCGAAGCCGCCCAGGTTCCGGGTGACCTGGAAGAGCACCAGCACGGTGAACACGTCGAACACGGTGGCGCCGACGTTGCCGACGAGGTCGACCACGAACGACGTCCGGTACGACGCCTGTGCCCGGGCCTGTCCGCGCAGCAGCGCCAGGTACGCCGGCAGCACCCCGATCCGGTACGTCCGGTCAGCCACCCTGCACCACCATCCGGCGCTCGGCCCGGCGCTGGACCGTACGGCAGCCCAGCAGGATCAACCCGGCCCAGACCAGTTGTACGGCCACCGTGCCCGCCTGGACCGGCCAGTCGTCCCGTTCGATCACCACGTCCAGCGGCGTCTGGAGGAGGCTCGGGAACGGGGTGGCCAACCAGAGCGGCAGCAGGATCCAGTCCGGCAGGAACCGGAGCGGGAAGTAGAGCCCGGCCAGTACCCCGGAGCCGAGCGTCCACAGGATCATCGGACCCCGGACATCCTGCAACCAGTAGCCCGTCGCGTTGACCAGGTACCGGCAGCCGAAGCAGATCACCACCGCCAGTCCGACGGAGAGCACGAAGAGTGGCACCGTCGGCCACCGGCCCGGCAGTTTGAAGTCGAAGAACAGCAGCCCGGTCAGCACCGGCGGCACGAACCTGGTCAGCAGCGCGTACCCGGCGCGACCCAGGTCGGCGGCGAGATAGCTGACCACCGGGTGTACCGGCCGGAGCAGGTCGCTGGCCACATCGCCGGTACGGATCCGCTCCGCCAGGTCGGACCAGCCCCAGAGCAGCACCACGGCGAGCAGACCCTGTCCTACCCAGACGAACGTGGCCAACTGGGCCGGCGTGTAGCCCGCGACGACGCCTCCGGCGCCGCCCGCCACCGCGAGCAACACGTAACAGCGAAGAAAGCCGAAGACCGTATTGGTGAAGGCGCCGGCAAGGGTAGCTTGCCGATAGGTAGAGTACCGACGAAACCCTGATCCGGCTATGGCAGTAAATGTCCGGAACCACGGGATGATGTTTCGGCTGATCGGTGGTGGCACAGTGGCGGTGACAGAGCCCACGCCGTTACCCTCCTTCCGCGACCACGCTGCCCCGAGCCGGGTGACTTTACCCGGAACACCCGGCTGCCCAGCGAGATTTTTCGACGAGGTGACACCCTGTGAGTGAGCGACGCGAGCCGGTCCTTCCGGCCGCGCCGCGCGCGTATCGCCGCCTCGGTCGCACCGCCGTCACACGGTACGGAGCGACGGTATGACGGAGCGATACTCCAGTCGGTGGGGCGAGGCCCCCGAACCGTCCTGGGTGGCCGAACCGACCGCGGAGTGGCAGCCGCAGTTCCCGGGCCAGCGGTATCCGGGGGACATCGGTCACCAGCGGCAGCGGCCGCGCCGGCCGACCGGGCGGGCGGCCGTGCCGACCGGCCGCGCCAGCGTGCCCGCACCGGACGCACAGCCGGGCACCTCCTCCCCGAACGGACATCCCGGCCAACCGACCGGATCGCCGACGACCGCCCGCCCCGACGGGCCACCGCCCCGCGACGGCCGCACCGGGTCGACAGACCGCCGGGACGGCCGGGCCGAGCCGCGCAAGTCACTCCCCGGCTCCTGGGACGAATCCCCGGACTCCCGGAACCAGCCGTCGAACGGACGCGGCCGGTCACCGGCCGAGTACCGCACCGGCGCACCGGTACCGGTCGCCCGCGACGACCGACGGCACGACCGACGCGATGACCGGCGGGACGACCGACGCGATGACCGGCGGGACGACCGGCGGGACGACCGACTCGGGGTACCCGTCGCCCGCGATGACCGGCGGGACGACCGACGCGACGACCGGCGGGACGACCGACTCGGGCTGCCGATCGCCCGGGACGACCGACGCGATGACCGACGCGATGACCGACGCGATGACCGACGCGATGACCGACGCGACGATCGGCGGAGCCCGACCGGTGCCGACCCCGGACGTCGCGGCGAGCGCGGCGAGCCGGCCGGTGGCCGGGCACCGCAGGAACACGATCCACATCGGTCCGGCGCGGACCGGACCCACGCGGCCCGATCGGCGCCGTCTCCCGAGCGACGGGGACGATGGCTCACCGGACCGGCGGCGGAAGAGACCCAGCCGCTGCCCGACCGTCGGCCGGCGCCGTCCGAGGGCCGTCCCGGTACCCGGGACGACCGAGGCCGGGTCGGTTCGGGCGGCCGAAGCCAGATCTACTCCCCGGCGGCCTTCGACGGACCTCCCGGGTCGGACCGTTCCGAGGGCTGGGCCGCGCGCTCCGGCGCTGCGCCGCCGCACCCGCCCGGTCGGGAGACACCGCCCGGTCGGGAGACACCGCCCGGCCGCACGCCGTCCCGCAGCGGAGCGGACCGGCCCGACCGACCGGACTCCGACCTTCCGCCGCCGACCGACCGGCGACCCGGTGGGTTGCCACCCACACCCGCCTGGCCGGCCCAACGGGGTCCGGTCCAGGAGCCGCCACGGGAGAGCCGACGCTTTCCGGATCTGGGGTCCGGCCGACCGCCGGTTCGCGACCCACGCTCCGCGCCGGAGCCGACCGGCCGCCCGGGCCAGGTACCGCCCGGCGAGCGTCCCGGGTCGATGCCGCCCGGGGTCGACCGACCGGCAGCCGAACTGGCACCGGGGTACGGGCGACCGGACCGCACGCCGGTCTCCAATGTCGACCGGCCGCCCACCCGGCCAACCGAGCCCGCCGACTTCCCCGCCCGGCGGGATCGCGTCGCCGGATACCCGCCCGCCGCCGGACCGGCGAGCCCGGGCGGACCTGTCGGGCCGACCGGCCCGCCCCGGCACGGGGACACCCCGCCCCGGCCCGGCGAGCTGCCGCAGGTGGCCCGGCACGGAGATCCCCAACCCCGGCCCGGCGAGCCGCCGCAGGTGGCCGCCCAGCCGCGCCACGGGGAGCTGCCACGGGTCGCGGCCCAGCCACGGCCCGGCGAGCCGCCACGCGCCGTCGAACAGCCACGGCCGGTCGAACCCGCCCGGAGGATCGAGCCGTCACGTCCGATCGAGCCGGCCCGCAAGATCGAACAATCCCGGCCGATCGAGCCCCGCGTGGTGGAGCCCGCCCGGCCCGTGGAACCACCCCGTCCGGTCGAACCGGCCCGGCCGGTCGAGGCGGCGCCGACGGGCTCGACCGACTCCCGTACCGAGCCACGGCCGGTCGAGCCGCCGAGTTCCGCCGAGCCGACCCGTCCGGTCGAACGCCCGCGCGAGACGGCGGCCGGCTGGTTGACCCCGATATCGCCGGCGCCCCCGGCTCCGGCTCCGGCTCCGGCCCCGGCTCCGGCCCCGGCTCCGGCCCCTCGGCCGTCCCGGCCGCCGGCAGCCGACGAAACCGGCCAACGCCCTCCGGTGGTCACACCTCCGCCCACCGCGGGCCTACGGCTGGAGTTCCTGCCTGCCCCGGCACCGGGTGCCGGACCGGCGGGCACCCCGCCGTCGCCGGCCGGTCCCGAGACCGGACCGCCCACCGGGCCTCCGCCGGCCTCGGCCGTCGGACCGGACACCGTCGCGCCGGTGGAACCGGCCGGCACACCGGTCGAACCGGCCGGCGCCGCACCGACGGACATCCCCGTGATCGAACCCGCCTCCCCCGCCCCCACGTCCGGGCCCCCGATCGAACCGGCCTCGGCCGGGCCGATGCCGGAATTCGGACGAGCGGCCGAGCTAAGTGAGACTTCCGTACCCCCCATGCCGACGACCGGACCTGTCGCGGCCCACGCCACATCCGGGCCGCTCACCGATGCCGATCCGCCTCCCCCGGTACCCGGGGCCGACCCTGACGTTCCGGCTGTGCCCGCCGTTCCGGCTGTGCCGGAGGACCTCGCCACGGCTCCAACCGATCCGCCGACCGCCGGTCCGTCCGACCCGGCGGCCGAGCCGGCTCGACGGCCGCAACCGACGGCGGCCCAACCGACGCCGACCGGCCGCGTACCGGCCGGCGACGGTGGGACGGAATCCACCGGCGCCAGCGCCGGATCCGTCGCTTCGGGGACCGGAACTCCCGGTACGCCGCCGTCCGGCCCGCCCGGATCCGAGTTCGCGCCCGCCGCTCCCCCAGCGGGCCCACCGGCTCCCGTCACCACCTCCGGTACGTCCGGAACACCGGCCGTCCCCGGCACGACCGGCCCGGCGGCCACCTCGGCAGCCCCGTCCGGCACGACAGAGGCGTCCACCCCCGCGCCCACCGGTCCCGAGTCCGACCCGACGTCCGGGGGCGACGTGCCCGACCATCCAGCGGTCCCGGCGGCACCCGGCTCGCCAGCCACCGCACCCGGCTCCGGACCGCCGTCCGGATCGGTCACTCCGAGTCCGGCTCCGACCCCGGGCCCGACTCCTACTCCGGGGCCGGGCTCGGGACCGCAGCCCACCGACCCCGCCGCCGACCCGCCCCTGGCCACCTCACCGCCCGGCTCGCCGGTCGCCGAGGCGAGCCCGGACACCGTGTTGCCGACCGGGCCGGCCGCCGGTGCGGCCACCGCGCTGAGCGCGCCCACCATGCTCACGCCGATCGTCCGGCCCGGTGGCCGGAAGGCGGAGCAGGACGCCACGGACGTCACCCCGGAGCCGACGCCGACCGACCCGGAGCAGGTGCTCGCGTCGTACAAGTGGCGTTTCCACCACGAGACGCTGCGCGAGCTGGTCGAGGACCCGGAGTCGCTGCGGGCGATCCGGGACCGGCTGACCGAGAAGCTCGAACCGGCGAAGGACAACGGCACCCGGGCCCGGCTGCTGAGCCTGCGGGCCGTCGTCTCCCGCATCCTCGGCGACCTGGGCAAGGCGCTGGCCGACGGCAAGCTGGCGCTGGCACACGCGGAGGCGACCGGCCAGCTGCGGCGCATCGCGATCGCCCAGGCGCGGCTGGCGCACGTTCTCCAGTGGCGGGGCGACTTCGCCGAGGCGGACCGTCTCTTCGCGGAGGCCAACTCCTCCGAACTGCCGGACCGGCTGCGGGCCACCATGCACGAGCACGCCGGACGGTCCTGCTACGACCAGGGCCGCTACATCGAGGCGTGCAACCACTTCGAGAAGGCGCTGGAGCTGCGCAAGGTCGAGGATCCGGACCTCATCGCCCGTACCGAACTGGCGCTCGACGCGGTGTTCAACAAGGTGGCGCAGAACGGCTGGGGCCCCTATCCGCGCGAGCGCGACGAGATCCTCCAGGTGCACCGGCCACCGGTACCGAAGTTCAGCGAGAAGATGCAGCGCTGGGGGTACGCCGATCCCGACGGTCAACTGGCGATCGCGCCGAGCTACGCCGACGTACAGCCGTTCCGGGACGGGGCGGCCTGGGTACGCCGTCCGGACACCCGGACCTGGGAGCTGATCGACGAGTCAGGCGGTCTGCTGATCGAGTCCTCCGCCGGGTACCTGGGAGTCGGCTCCTTCTCCGACGGACTGGCCTGGGTCTCCCGGGACGGTACCGGCGGAT
The nucleotide sequence above comes from Plantactinospora soyae. Encoded proteins:
- a CDS encoding WG repeat-containing protein; its protein translation is MPDHPAVPAAPGSPATAPGSGPPSGSVTPSPAPTPGPTPTPGPGSGPQPTDPAADPPLATSPPGSPVAEASPDTVLPTGPAAGAATALSAPTMLTPIVRPGGRKAEQDATDVTPEPTPTDPEQVLASYKWRFHHETLRELVEDPESLRAIRDRLTEKLEPAKDNGTRARLLSLRAVVSRILGDLGKALADGKLALAHAEATGQLRRIAIAQARLAHVLQWRGDFAEADRLFAEANSSELPDRLRATMHEHAGRSCYDQGRYIEACNHFEKALELRKVEDPDLIARTELALDAVFNKVAQNGWGPYPRERDEILQVHRPPVPKFSEKMQRWGYADPDGQLAIAPSYADVQPFRDGAAWVRRPDTRTWELIDESGGLLIESSAGYLGVGSFSDGLAWVSRDGTGGWVAIDKSNKVVIAAGFEDVRPFRRGVAAVRRGGWGAVDRTGRVFLPTRYTGFSTALTDGRYLDGFTDEGLAIVDSGGRKGVVDRSGQVLIAPAHPALVIHPVAFLVGDGAGQWGALDRRGEPLIDVVHPSRNDVMEEIDRLLADTKPVL